TTAAGAGTCGGAAAAAAGTTCTCATTGGGTTCCATGTGGTTTCCTTTCCGTTATACACCTTGCTTTTTGCAACATTCGGGTTATCCCCTACGCTTTTTTATATGGTCTTGTTTTTATTGGGTGTAACGTGTGGTTTTTGGGCGGTTTTTATCTCGATGGCCGCCGAGCAATTCGGAACCAATATCCGCTCTACCGTCACGAATACCGTTCCCAATGTAGTGCGCGGTCTTACCATTCCCATGACTGGCGTCTTTTTGTGGGTCTTGCCCATCGTACATGGAAGTATGGTGCTGGCTGCGGCTTGGGTGGGCTATGGAGTCTTGGCGATCGCTTTGGTGGCAACCCTACAAGTGGAAGAAACGTTCTCCAAAGACCTTAACTATGTTGAGAAGTGAGGACAAGTCGGCGGTCTTCACATCTGGCAAGCAACTCGGTTGCAAAATGGATTTTAAATTGTTGTTTTAAAACGATCTCTACGGGGCGGGGTTGCACGCAAGGCTAAAAGCAATAGCTTGCCAGAGACGAGAAGTAAAGCGATTAACTCCGTCCTTCAGGGCGGAGGCATCAAGCAAGAACTACGCATAATGCGATATTAACTCCGTCCTTCAGGGCGGAGCAGTAGGCCCGGAAATAGCCTTGGGCTTTAGCCCTGAACGGTGGTAAAAGGCGAATGCCGTGCGCTGGAAACGGTTTTCTACGAAGATGTCACCCCTACGGGGCTTTTCTTTTCGTTTGATGTCGGCTTTCTACGAAGATGCCACCCCTACGGGGCTTTTCTTTTCGTTTGATGTCGGGTTTCTACGAAGATGTCACTCGCTGGGGCTGGGTTGTGCGTTATCATGGCTAAAGCCGGAAGGGGTGGCCGTTGCACACAGCCCCACGCTGAAGCATGGGGTTAATATGAAGCCGGAGAACAGGGGACAACGTTGCTCGTCTGAATGTGGACGTAAAGCAAGCAAAAACAATGATTAACGAAACAGCAATGTCGTCCTTCAGGGCGGGGTAGTAGGCTCCGAAATAGCCTTGGGCTTTAGCCCTGAACGATCCCCAACATGTATGCCGTGCGCTGGGAATGGTTTTCTACGAAGATGTCACCCCTACGGGGCTGGGCTTTGCGTTTGATGTCGGCTTTCTACGAAGATGCCACCCCTACGGGGCTTTTCTTTTCGTTTGGAATGGTTTTCTACGAAGATGCCACCCCTACGGGGCTTTTCTGTTCGTTTGGAATGGCTTTCTACGAAGATGCCATCTCGCTGGGGCTGGGTTGTGCGTTATCATGGCTAAAGCCGGAAGGGGTGGCCGTTGCACACAGCCCCACGCTGAAGCATGGGGTTAAAACAATGCCAGCAACTTTTTGAACTCGGCGGCCATGCAAAATGGCAGCCATACAAAATTTATGCAACCCACCACAGGCGACAATCTGGTTAACCCATAACACCCTTTATTTTTTAAAAAGTCTTGCAAATGAGACCATAAACCCATACCATTGCATGGTATATTACAAGATAAAAATGGCAAGGCATACCTTTTAAAAAATCCATTCTATGAATCGGGAAGAGATATTTGTTGAAAACAAACGGCGGAATACAGAAGCACTGCCGTTGGGAACCATTCTTTGTGGACGCTACGAGGTGGGGCGTGTCTTAGGGCGCGGCGGTTTTGGCGTTACTTATCTCGCATGGGATCAACGCTATGAGGTTGAGGTGGCCATCAAAGAATTTTTCCCCAGTCCGAACGAAACCGGAATAGACCGCAAGGTGCAAAATGGACAAATCTTACCGGATTTAGACGTCCCCAATCGGAATATCCGTTTGGAAAATGGCCAAGTGGAACCCTTCTCGCGTCTGTTTGCACGGGAAGTGGCAAATTTTCAGGCAGAGGCCAAGAAAATGGTCGGATTCCGGAAAATAGCCAATATCGCAACCGTAATAGACGACTTTACCGCACACAATACCGCCTATTATGTGATGGAGTTCTACAAAGGGGAAACCCTGTGGGACGTTTGGGAAAAGGCAGATATGCAGCCTTGGTCTTTAAATAACGTGCTCAAGGTGTTGTTTCCCATGATAAAGGCACTCGAAAAAGTTCATGCAAAAGGACTGGTACACCGAGACTTTAAGCCACAAAACGTCTTGATTTGCAACGATGAGGAAGACGAAGTGGTTTTGATTGATTTTGGTCTGGCCAAGGCATTGGGCAATAGTGGCCTGATTAGTACCAAGGGGGAATTGGGAACGCCCTTGTATGCACCCTATGAACAGCAAAGCCGGATACACAACCATGGGCCATATAGCGATGTCTATAGTGTTGCAGCCACATTTTACCAACTGTTAACCGGGGAACTGCCCAGTCTATCGAAAGACCGCGAAGAATACGGGCGAGCGGGATATACCGACCCAATGGTCTTCCCCGAAAAAGGACTACCCAAGGGGCTAAAAAAAGTCTTGGATAAAGCCATTGCCATTTATCCAAATGACCGCTACCCAACCATGCAGGCATTTCGTGAAGCCATTGAAAATTGCCTTGGCGCCAGCGAAGAACGCTTTTTGAAGGACATCAAAGAAGTGCTTGCCAAACCTATTGCCCCACCAAAGCCTATTGTCCCGCCCGCCAAACCCGCGCCAGAACACCGCCCGCTACAGGCCGGAGACCGCATGGTACACACCTTGGGTGGCGTAACTTTTGCCTTCCGATATTGCCCACCGACAGCAACACCCTTTATGATGGGGGATGCAACATGGGACGACGCAAAACCCCACAAGGTACAACTGACCAAGGGTTTTTGGATGGCCGAGACCCCGATTACACAAGAGCAGTTTGCCATATTTGTACATGAGAAGAAATAC
The nucleotide sequence above comes from Rhodothermia bacterium. Encoded proteins:
- a CDS encoding SUMF1/EgtB/PvdO family nonheme iron enzyme, whose protein sequence is MNREEIFVENKRRNTEALPLGTILCGRYEVGRVLGRGGFGVTYLAWDQRYEVEVAIKEFFPSPNETGIDRKVQNGQILPDLDVPNRNIRLENGQVEPFSRLFAREVANFQAEAKKMVGFRKIANIATVIDDFTAHNTAYYVMEFYKGETLWDVWEKADMQPWSLNNVLKVLFPMIKALEKVHAKGLVHRDFKPQNVLICNDEEDEVVLIDFGLAKALGNSGLISTKGELGTPLYAPYEQQSRIHNHGPYSDVYSVAATFYQLLTGELPSLSKDREEYGRAGYTDPMVFPEKGLPKGLKKVLDKAIAIYPNDRYPTMQAFREAIENCLGASEERFLKDIKEVLAKPIAPPKPIVPPAKPAPEHRPLQAGDRMVHTLGGVTFAFRYCPPTATPFMMGDATWDDAKPHKVQLTKGFWMAETPITQEQFAIFVHEKKYQTQAEREGGAWIWNGSEFIKDPKAEWRTVYPGPKRPVVAVSWNDVNAFCDWLSERLGVEAALPTEAQWEYAARAGGKGMYGLNHKKQEITEATLAEVAWFGKSLEIGTNEVGKLNPNAFALYDMLGNVWEWCRDVFDSDFYQDNQKDPVSLTKNSSDRVVRGASFNDYWRYLRVGFRSLSFDNFRNDKLGFRPQYIKI